One Mycobacteriales bacterium genomic region harbors:
- a CDS encoding NAD(P)/FAD-dependent oxidoreductase, with protein MTESSADTYDVIVIGGGPPGENAADYAHKGGLSAVLVESELLGGECSFWACMPSKALLRPVELLHAAHAVPGVPIGDRLDTDKVFARRDEFNHHRDDSSQVEWATNAGLDVVRGHGRLAGERVVEVESADGSKRTLTARHAVVLVTGTTAAVPPVPGLREAQPWISRDATNLVEVPGRIVVIGGGVVGCEASTWLRALGAEVTLLVREDRLLIRTEPFAGNLVADAMRESGIDVRLGVNIEEVRRGAVTNVAIGKIRGAEVTVVADGEEHVADEVLAAVGRVPRSDDVGLPSVGLSPGGYIETDDTMTVRGVDGDWLYAVGDVNGRALLTHMGKYQARVCGDVIAARAAGKPLDGLRYRASSDHGVIPQVTFTDPQVACVGLTEAEARAAGANVRCVEYDLGNLAGTSLLQDGYTGRAKLVVDADAETLLGATFVGPEIGEVVHSATVAIVGKVPIEVLWHAVPSYPTASEIWLRLLETWRAGS; from the coding sequence ATGACTGAGTCCAGCGCCGACACCTATGACGTGATCGTCATCGGTGGCGGGCCGCCAGGTGAGAACGCCGCTGACTATGCGCACAAGGGCGGGCTGTCGGCGGTCCTCGTGGAAAGCGAGCTCCTCGGCGGCGAATGCTCGTTCTGGGCCTGCATGCCGAGCAAGGCCCTGCTGCGGCCGGTCGAGCTGCTGCATGCCGCACACGCCGTTCCCGGCGTACCGATCGGCGACCGGCTCGACACCGACAAGGTGTTCGCGCGTCGCGACGAGTTCAACCACCATCGCGATGACTCGAGCCAGGTCGAGTGGGCGACCAACGCAGGGCTCGACGTCGTGCGCGGTCACGGCCGGCTGGCCGGCGAGCGCGTCGTGGAGGTCGAGTCGGCGGACGGATCGAAGCGAACCTTGACGGCGCGACATGCCGTCGTCCTCGTCACCGGCACCACAGCCGCGGTTCCGCCCGTTCCGGGGCTGCGGGAAGCACAGCCGTGGATCTCCCGTGACGCGACCAACCTGGTCGAGGTGCCGGGACGGATCGTGGTCATCGGCGGTGGTGTCGTCGGCTGCGAAGCGAGCACCTGGCTGCGCGCGCTCGGCGCCGAGGTCACCCTGCTCGTCCGCGAAGACCGGCTGCTGATCCGGACCGAGCCGTTCGCCGGCAACCTCGTCGCGGATGCCATGCGCGAGTCGGGCATCGATGTGCGCCTCGGCGTCAACATCGAGGAAGTGCGCCGCGGCGCGGTCACCAACGTGGCCATCGGGAAGATCCGCGGTGCGGAGGTCACGGTCGTCGCGGACGGCGAGGAGCATGTCGCGGACGAGGTGCTGGCAGCGGTGGGCCGGGTGCCGCGCAGCGACGACGTCGGCCTGCCGTCGGTCGGGTTGAGCCCCGGCGGTTACATCGAGACCGATGACACGATGACCGTGCGCGGCGTCGACGGCGACTGGCTGTATGCCGTCGGGGACGTGAACGGCCGCGCTTTGCTCACCCACATGGGCAAGTACCAGGCCAGGGTGTGCGGTGACGTGATCGCCGCCCGCGCTGCCGGCAAGCCGCTCGACGGGCTGCGTTACCGCGCCAGCAGCGACCACGGCGTGATCCCTCAGGTGACGTTCACCGACCCTCAGGTCGCCTGCGTCGGCCTGACCGAGGCGGAGGCACGAGCGGCCGGGGCCAACGTGCGCTGCGTCGAGTACGACCTCGGCAACCTGGCCGGCACCTCGCTGCTCCAGGACGGCTACACCGGCCGGGCGAAGCTCGTCGTCGACGCCGACGCCGAGACCCTGCTCGGTGCAACCTTCGTCGGGCCCGAGATCGGAGAGGTCGTGCACTCGGCGACCGTCGCGATCGTCGGCAAGGTGCCGATCGAGGTGCTCTGGCACGCGGTCCCGTCGTACCCGACCGCTTCCGAGATCTGGCTGCGGTTGCTGGAAACCTGGCGCGCCGGATCCTGA
- the sppA gene encoding signal peptide peptidase SppA: MVNLSRQSPPILLEIDLTSAPIDAEPDDPIAKLRSRGKPRLKAVLRTLHEAGDDDRVVGLVAKLGTSVFPLAIAQELRDGVRAFAKSGKPAVAWAETFGEFSTGTIPYYLATGFDEIWMQHSGELDLIGLSAEVNFLRGTLDKIGVEPQLDKRYEYKNAADRIMRKDFTPEHREAIDRLTESAWDGICAQIAQARGMSVEELRAIVDAAPLTINQAVERKLIDQRGYRDEVYADVRRRLGGDVRLLFAHRWSPRKPLPERAAALLPGRDRGVLALIEGHGAIVTGRNRNSPVDGRMMGCDSVTSAFRAARKDDKVRGVVFRVDSPGGSYVASDTIWREVGLTSTAGKPVVVSMGAVAGSGGYYVSIPADVIVAQPGTLTGSIGVFGGKAVIEGLLDKVGLHTGAVSRGARARLFSNRVGFTDDERARLAEWLDEVYSDFTGKVAESRGMSREAVHEVARGRVWTGADASNNGLVDVLGGMREATAIARERAGLAADAPLRPAIKVPPQRRLRAPRSSDDPRAASMSMTSGWGEFASIANWLGLPSGGPLMMPGVRLR, translated from the coding sequence ATGGTGAACCTGTCGCGTCAGAGCCCCCCGATCCTGCTCGAGATCGACCTCACCTCGGCGCCGATCGACGCCGAGCCGGACGACCCGATCGCGAAGCTGCGCAGCCGCGGCAAGCCGCGGCTGAAGGCGGTGCTCCGCACGCTGCACGAAGCAGGTGACGACGACAGAGTCGTCGGGCTGGTGGCGAAGCTCGGCACGTCGGTGTTCCCGCTCGCGATCGCCCAGGAGCTCCGCGACGGGGTGCGCGCGTTCGCCAAAAGCGGGAAGCCGGCGGTCGCCTGGGCGGAGACCTTCGGTGAGTTCAGCACCGGCACGATTCCCTACTACCTCGCCACCGGCTTCGACGAGATCTGGATGCAGCACTCGGGCGAACTCGATCTCATCGGTCTGTCGGCCGAGGTCAACTTCCTGCGCGGCACTCTCGACAAGATCGGCGTCGAGCCGCAGCTGGACAAGCGCTACGAGTACAAGAACGCCGCCGACCGCATCATGCGCAAGGACTTCACTCCTGAGCACCGCGAAGCAATCGACCGGCTGACCGAGTCGGCCTGGGACGGCATCTGCGCGCAGATCGCGCAGGCTCGCGGCATGAGCGTCGAGGAGCTGCGCGCAATCGTCGACGCCGCTCCACTCACGATCAACCAGGCGGTCGAGCGCAAGCTGATCGACCAGCGCGGCTACCGCGATGAGGTGTACGCCGACGTCCGCCGCCGCCTCGGTGGCGACGTCCGCCTGCTCTTCGCGCATCGCTGGTCACCAAGGAAGCCGTTGCCCGAACGCGCCGCCGCCCTGTTGCCCGGGCGCGACCGCGGCGTGCTCGCGTTGATCGAAGGGCACGGCGCGATCGTCACCGGCCGCAACCGGAACTCACCAGTGGACGGAAGGATGATGGGCTGCGACAGCGTGACCTCGGCCTTCCGCGCGGCGCGCAAGGATGACAAGGTCCGCGGAGTGGTGTTCCGGGTCGACTCGCCGGGCGGTTCGTACGTCGCCTCCGACACGATCTGGCGCGAGGTGGGCCTCACCTCGACGGCGGGTAAGCCGGTCGTGGTCTCCATGGGTGCGGTCGCGGGGTCCGGCGGTTACTACGTCTCAATCCCTGCCGACGTCATCGTCGCGCAGCCCGGCACCCTCACCGGGTCGATCGGAGTCTTCGGTGGCAAGGCCGTGATCGAAGGACTTCTCGACAAGGTCGGACTGCACACCGGCGCGGTCTCCCGGGGCGCGCGGGCCCGGCTGTTCTCGAACCGCGTCGGCTTCACCGATGACGAGCGGGCGCGGCTCGCCGAGTGGCTCGACGAGGTCTACTCCGACTTCACCGGCAAGGTCGCCGAGAGCCGCGGCATGAGCCGGGAAGCCGTTCACGAGGTGGCCAGAGGACGGGTGTGGACCGGCGCCGACGCCTCGAACAACGGGCTGGTCGACGTGCTCGGCGGGATGCGCGAGGCAACGGCGATCGCGCGCGAGCGGGCGGGACTCGCTGCGGATGCGCCGCTTCGCCCTGCGATCAAGGTTCCACCGCAGCGGCGGCTGCGGGCACCGCGGTCCAGCGACGACCCGCGCGCCGCTTCGATGTCGATGACCAGCGGCTGGGGTGAGTTCGCGTCGATCGCGAACTGGCTCGGCCTCCCGAGTGGAGGACCGCTCATGATGCCCGGCGTCCGGCTCCGATGA
- a CDS encoding hemerythrin domain-containing protein, which yields MTTAEQPQIDTTDMVNLHRVFRNAFTESVGWLHDAAAADAGRVDDVGSYFDNVLRLLHVHHEGEDELMTPRLVERGDVDEVAEVRRVAGQHPDAQDAIERAEQAVAQWRADPTDETSATAASALTALGTTLGEHLDDEERSVLPIAARYLSQPEWAELPRHGMQHFDGDKIWLVLGLIQEQMTPEQIAHMQAVMPPPVADWWANEGRPQFETFVTGLRG from the coding sequence ATGACGACCGCCGAACAGCCGCAGATCGACACCACTGACATGGTCAACCTGCACCGCGTCTTCCGGAACGCGTTCACGGAGTCGGTCGGCTGGCTGCACGACGCAGCCGCTGCGGATGCCGGGCGCGTCGACGACGTCGGAAGCTACTTCGACAACGTCCTTCGCCTGCTCCACGTGCACCACGAGGGCGAGGACGAGCTCATGACGCCGCGGCTCGTGGAGAGGGGCGACGTCGACGAGGTGGCCGAGGTCAGGCGGGTGGCCGGTCAACACCCGGACGCCCAGGACGCGATCGAGCGGGCCGAGCAGGCCGTGGCGCAATGGCGAGCCGACCCCACCGACGAGACGAGCGCCACGGCTGCCTCGGCGCTCACCGCTCTCGGCACAACCCTCGGCGAGCACCTCGATGACGAGGAACGGAGCGTGCTGCCGATCGCGGCGCGCTACCTCAGCCAGCCGGAGTGGGCCGAGCTGCCCCGGCACGGGATGCAGCACTTCGACGGCGACAAGATCTGGCTGGTGCTGGGCTTGATCCAGGAGCAGATGACGCCTGAGCAGATCGCGCACATGCAGGCAGTCATGCCTCCTCCGGTTGCCGACTGGTGGGCCAACGAGGGCCGACCGCAGTTCGAGACCTTCGTGACCGGGCTACGCGGCTAG
- a CDS encoding DUF2332 domain-containing protein, giving the protein MPDEQIDISALFTFQAGQAEGRSPQYAELCRRLADDPRVGALFETPPRWDAPLRLLSGLHFLVLRGDIGWDGAVDAIGTHYGFLREFVATRSVQTNEVQRCWMLLPCFLEVARRTAASVLDVIELGSSAGLNLGWPDYRYRYAEGEWGAPDARLALEGEERGIVPAALLSTPITVRDRTGIEISPIDVTDPDGATLLKSFVWPDQAWRFEQLDRAIATTRDNPPPIIVGDLVTLLPDLLARRRHDGLTVVWETAALSYLPEERRRAVRECLEQAGETQQVAFVTTGRADNGDETCYGMNVRIWPDGQRVQVARADFHGRWIDWLVP; this is encoded by the coding sequence GTGCCGGATGAGCAGATCGACATATCCGCGTTGTTCACCTTCCAGGCCGGGCAGGCCGAGGGCCGTTCACCCCAGTACGCCGAGCTGTGCCGGCGGCTCGCCGACGACCCACGGGTCGGTGCCCTCTTCGAGACACCGCCGCGCTGGGACGCGCCGCTTCGCTTGCTCAGCGGGCTGCACTTCCTGGTGCTTCGCGGAGACATCGGCTGGGATGGCGCGGTCGACGCGATCGGCACGCATTACGGCTTTCTGCGCGAGTTCGTCGCGACCCGCAGCGTCCAGACCAACGAGGTGCAGCGTTGCTGGATGTTGTTGCCGTGCTTCCTGGAGGTCGCGCGGCGCACCGCTGCCAGCGTGCTCGATGTCATCGAGCTCGGTTCGAGTGCCGGGCTGAACCTCGGCTGGCCGGACTACCGGTATCGGTACGCCGAGGGCGAGTGGGGCGCTCCCGACGCGAGGCTGGCGCTGGAGGGCGAGGAGCGCGGGATCGTGCCCGCGGCGCTGCTGTCGACGCCGATCACGGTGCGCGACCGGACCGGCATCGAGATCTCGCCGATCGACGTCACCGATCCGGACGGTGCGACCCTGCTCAAGTCATTCGTCTGGCCGGACCAGGCCTGGCGGTTCGAACAGCTCGACCGCGCGATCGCGACCACCCGGGACAACCCTCCACCGATCATCGTCGGCGACCTCGTCACACTCCTGCCGGACCTGCTCGCGCGGCGTCGGCACGACGGCCTCACCGTCGTGTGGGAGACCGCGGCACTCAGCTATCTGCCCGAGGAACGGCGACGCGCCGTCCGCGAGTGTCTCGAGCAAGCGGGCGAGACTCAGCAGGTCGCGTTCGTCACGACCGGTCGCGCCGACAACGGCGACGAGACCTGTTACGGGATGAACGTCAGGATCTGGCCGGACGGCCAGCGCGTTCAGGTCGCGCGCGCCGACTTCCATGGCCGGTGGATCGACTGGCTCGTGCCGTAG
- a CDS encoding pyridoxal phosphate-dependent aminotransferase has translation MRLVERMQSFGTTIFAEMSALALMTGSVNLGQGFPDTDGPREMLDRAAAGLHDGLNQYPPGPGMAVLRSAISAHQQQYYDLAFDPDTEILVTVGATEAMAASVLALCEPGDEVIVFEPYYDCYAAVVALAGGVRVPVPLRPAETGGRFTFDPDQLRAAVTPRTRLLLLNSPHNPTGTVLTRDELAMVADVCREHDLVAISDEVYEHLTYDDNVHIPLATIPGMRERTVTISSAGKTFNVTGWKIGWLCATPELVRAVNTVKQFMTFTHSAPMQVAVAYALSEQADWVAGLRDSLQSRRDRLAAGLEAVGLTVSRPQGTYFIQADVRALGLHDGEVFARGLPHDAGVVAIPTGVFCDTPGVGTPFVRFAFCKRDTVLDEAVARLTTYAEKRRAG, from the coding sequence GCAGAGCTTCGGTACGACGATCTTCGCCGAGATGAGCGCGCTCGCCCTAATGACCGGATCGGTCAACCTCGGCCAGGGTTTCCCGGACACCGACGGTCCGCGCGAGATGCTCGACCGAGCTGCGGCCGGGCTCCACGACGGTCTCAACCAGTATCCGCCGGGCCCGGGGATGGCGGTGCTGCGATCGGCGATCTCGGCGCATCAGCAGCAGTACTACGACCTCGCCTTCGACCCCGACACGGAGATCCTCGTCACCGTGGGAGCGACCGAGGCGATGGCCGCGTCCGTGCTCGCGCTGTGCGAGCCCGGCGACGAGGTCATCGTCTTCGAGCCCTACTACGACTGCTACGCCGCGGTCGTCGCGCTGGCCGGCGGCGTGCGAGTGCCGGTCCCGCTTCGACCGGCCGAGACCGGCGGGCGATTCACCTTCGATCCCGACCAGCTGCGTGCCGCGGTCACGCCACGCACCCGCCTGCTGCTGCTCAACTCGCCGCACAACCCGACCGGCACCGTGCTCACTCGCGACGAGCTCGCGATGGTCGCCGACGTGTGCCGGGAGCACGACCTGGTAGCGATCTCCGACGAGGTCTACGAACACCTGACGTACGACGACAACGTCCACATCCCGCTCGCCACCATCCCGGGCATGCGCGAGCGAACGGTGACCATCTCGAGCGCCGGCAAGACCTTCAACGTGACCGGCTGGAAGATCGGCTGGCTGTGCGCGACGCCCGAGCTGGTTCGTGCCGTCAACACGGTCAAGCAGTTCATGACTTTCACTCACAGCGCGCCGATGCAGGTCGCTGTCGCGTACGCACTCTCGGAGCAGGCGGACTGGGTCGCGGGGCTGCGCGACAGCCTCCAGTCGCGGCGCGACCGGTTGGCCGCCGGGCTCGAGGCGGTGGGCCTCACGGTGAGTCGCCCGCAGGGGACCTACTTCATCCAGGCGGACGTCCGAGCCCTGGGCCTCCATGACGGCGAGGTGTTCGCGCGCGGGCTCCCCCATGATGCCGGCGTGGTCGCGATCCCGACCGGCGTGTTCTGCGACACCCCAGGCGTCGGTACGCCGTTCGTGCGCTTCGCGTTCTGCAAGCGGGACACGGTGCTCGACGAAGCGGTGGCGCGGCTCACGACGTACGCCGAGAAGCGCCGCGCGGGGTAG